The genomic DNA TGCTTTCGGGCGTGACTCTCGACTCCCGGGCCGACAAGCTCTCCGTGGGCCAGGCCCAACGGGTCTGCCTTATCCGTTCCCTGTTGCTTTCGCCCGAGGTGGTCCTCCTGGATGAGCCCACCGCCTCCCTGGACGCCCACTCGGCCGGAGTCGTGCTGGACCGCGCCCGGGAACTCTGCGAAAGCGGCGTGACCGTGGTGATGATCTCCCATTCCGAGACCGTTCCCGAGGGCGTAACCCGCTTCATCTACATCGAAAAACAGGGGCTGGTGATGGCATGACCCCGCACATCATCGAGATAGGCCCGTTGCAGCTCGCCCTTTGCCTTGGGTTCGTGCTTCTGGCGGGCGCGACCTCCTTCGTGCATCGGCTCGGGCTGGGCCGCGACCTGGCCGTGGGCACGGTGCGCACGTTCGCCCAACTCTTTCTCATGGGCTACGTGCTCAAGTTCGTTTTCGAAGTGCGCATCTCCTGGCTGGTCCTGTCCATGTTCATTGTCATGGTGGCCGCCGCCGTGCACACCATCCGGGGACGGGTCAAGGAGCGGACCGTTTCCTTCGCCGTTCCCGTCTTTCTGTCCATGCTCGTGTCCTATTCCCTGGTTTCCATGGTCGTCACCGGGGTGATCGTGGGCGCGAAGCCGTGGTGGACTCCCCAGTATTTCATTCCCCTGGCAGGCATGATCGTGGGCAACTCCATGACCGCCATTTCCATCTGTCTGGACCGGCTCTTCTCGGACCTCAGAAACCGCCGCAACGAGGTGGAAATGAAGCTCGCCCTCGGCGCGGACTATCGCGAGGCGTCGCGGGAAATCCTGGCCGGAGCCATGCGCGCGGGCATGATTCCGTCCATCAATTCCCTCATGGCCGTGGGGCTGGTCTCCCTGCCCGGCATGATGACCGGCCAGATTCTGTCCGGCACCGACCCGCTCATCGCCATCCGCTACCAGATCGTGGTCATGCTGATGCTGGTGGCGTCCACCGCGATGGGGTCGTTGATCGTCACCAATCTCGTGCGGAAGCGGTGTTTTTCCCAAGGGCAACAGCTTTTGTTGCGATAATCCTCGGACGTTTTTTTCTGTAGGAGTTTGGTTGCGGGGGAGGGGATTTTTTTTCGGGATGGTGCACCAGCTTGTTGAGGCTGTGAGAGCCAGTGTGGAGGCTTTGCCTCCTCAGCTTCCATGCCCTGCGCGGGCGGCGGATCTTTTTTGCTTGCCCAAAAAAGAACCAAAAAAGGGCCTTGCGCCAGCTTGGCCGCCCGCAGGATCTTCGGCAAGAATCCGATCCGCTCGGGTCGGCTCCACCCGATCAAAAGTATAGGGCCTTCTCTGGTGGGCCGCTCTCCACTCTCACCAGCCCTTCCTTACTCGTAACAGGAGCCGCCGTCCCTTCGCGGTCGGCTTCTACGCCGCTGATCCAGGGCTGGGGTTGGGTTATTCTCCGCAGGAGCTTGGTTGCGGGAGAGGGGCCTTTTTGCCGGACGGTGCGCCAGCTTGTTGAGGCTGTGAGAGCCAGTGGGGTCGGCTTCGCCTTCCCCAGCTTCCATGCCCTGCGCGGGCAGCGGGTCTTTTTTGCTTGCCCAAAAAAGAACCAAAAAAGGGCCTTGCGCGAGCTTGGCCGCCCGCAGGATCTTCGGCAAGAATCCGATCCGCTCGGGTCGGCTCCACCCGATCAAAAGTATAAGTCCTTCTCTGGTGGCCCGCTCCCCACTCTCGCCCGCACTTTCTTGATCGTCACAGGAGCCGCCGCCCCTTCGCGGTCGGCTTCTACGCCGCTGATCCAGGGCTGGAGTTCGTAGTCCCTTTGAAGGTGCGCGGTCGCCTTTGGGCGTTCATTGGAGACCGAAGAGCCTGAAATAGGGCTTCCCGCGTTGGAAGACAGAACCTCGCTTGCGCGGGAGACGTTCGAAAGCCGGGGCCTAGAGCCTGTCTGAAGCGGCGAAGCGTAGGCCGACTGCGTCTGCCGGAGGCAGACATCCTGTCGGGCAGCGAAAGCCGCTACAGGCTCTTGGCCACTGCTTTCGTGAGTACGCAGGGCCAAAAAGCGCAGTTTTTGCTTCCTTTTTTCTGCGCCAGCAAAAAAGGAAGTCGCCGTAAAGGCGAAATAAAGCGTAAGGATGACGCGCGCCGTCGAACGCGAAGCGCGCTAATATCCACGCGCTACATCACGCTTGCCTTTGGGAGGGCCTTCGTTTCGCTCATGGGTGTTCCTTTGAGAACGAAGAACCTAAATGAGCCTTCCCGCGTTGGAAGGCAGAACCTCGCTTGCGCGGGAGACGTTCGAAAGCCGGGGCCTAGAGCCTGTCTGAAGCGGCGAAGCGTAGGCCGACTGCGTCTGCCGGAGGCAGACATCCTGTCGGGCAGCGAAAGCCGCTACAGGCTCTTGGCCACTGCTTTCGTGAGTACGCAGGGCCAAAAAGCGCAGTTTTTGCTTCCTTTTTTCTGCGCCAGCAAAAAAGGAAGTCGCCGTAAAGGCGAAATAAAGCGTAAGGATGACGCGCGCCGTCGAACGCGAAGCGCGCTAATATTCTCGCGCTACATCATACTCGTCTTTGCGAGGGTTTTCGTCTCGTTTATGGAAGCTCTTTCCGAGAACGAAGAACCTCAAATAAGCCTTCTCGCGCCAGAAGGCAGAACCTCGCTTGCGCGGGAGACGTTCGAAAGCCGGGGCCTAGAGCCTGTCTGAAGCGGCGAAGCGTGGGCCGACTGCGTCTGCCAAAGGCAGACATCCTGTCGGGCAGCGAAAGCCGCTACAGGCTCTTGGCCACTGCTTTCGGGAGCACGCAGGGCCAAAAAAGCGCAGTTTTTGCTTCCTTTTTTCTGCGCCAGCAAAAAAAAGGAAGTCGCCGTAAAGGCGAAACAAAACGTAAGGATGACATGCACCGTCGAACGCGAAGCGCGGTGTTATTCTCGCGCTACTTCCTTCTCCCCGCAAAAAAAACAGTACACCCGCAGCCCGCACCGCCAGGCGCTTTCCCTCCCCTCCCTCTTGGACGATTCTTGCGTTCCTGTGCGCACACAACGTGCGCACGTCTTTGCGGACTCATAAAATAATCAACAAATTCAATCTGCAATCAGTGGCACGAGCTATGCTCCTGTGGGATTGAGAGCAAGGCCGAGCGGCCTTTAACCCGAATTTGCCGTGAGGCTTCAGGGAGGATGAAATCATGAAGAGAACCATTTGGAAGACCGCCATATCCCTGGTGTTGATGGTTTCCCTGCTGGCGGGCTGCCAGACCACCCGGACGCAGAACGCCGCCGGAATCGGCACGTTGGCCGGGGCGACGCTGGGCGCGTTGACTTTCAAGAACAAGGTGTCCGGAGCGGCCATCGGCGCGGGCGTCGGCCTGCTGGCCGGGTACATCGTAGGCAACGAGATGGAAAAGGCCGACCGCGCGCGGCTTTCGGATACCTTGGAAACCACGCCGTCCGGCTACGCCACCGAGTGGGTCAACCCCGACACCCGGACCCGTTATGAAGCCATTCCCGAGCCGCCCCGCGAGTACGCGGACGGCCGTGTCGAGCGCGACGTGACCATCAACGCCCGCATGGCGGACGGCTCCACACAGACCGTGTACGGCAAGGCCTACCGCCAGCCCGACGGCTCTTGGCAGCTTGTGCAGTAGGGGGAAAGAGCGGGGTCGCTGTGGCGCGGCCCCGTTTGCGCCCGGCGTCTACAGTTGCGATTCGATGGGGAGCAGGCTCAGAAATCCCGTTCCGAACCGTTTCCAGAACGAGGCGTTCGGTTCGGAGCTGTATATGATTTCCTTTCCGTTCTCGAGGGTGCTCCAGCGCAATCGTTCGTGGCCGCTTTTGTCGGTTACGAGCGTCACCTTGTATGCGTGTTCGGCCAGTTGCAATTCCACCCCGTCGACGATGGTCCCGGCCATGGCCGAGGAATGGAACACGACACCTATCTCCGTGTTTTCGATGGAGGAGCGCGGGTCGAGGTTCATGGACCCTATGAAAACCGTTTCGCGATCAAGGACGAACGTCTTTGAATGCAGGCTTGCGCTTGATGATCCGAATAGCTTTTGCGATGAGCGTTTTTCACGTTCTTTGAGGGAAGGCTTGAGTTCGTATAACTCGACACCTGCCTTGAGAAGCGCCAGCCGGTAGCGGGAGTAACCGGCGTGGACAATGGGCACGTCGTTCGATTCGAGGGAGTTGGTCAGAATACGGACCTTTACACCCTGTTGGGTCAAGGATTTCAAATATCTCACGCCAGATCGACCCGGGACGAAGTAGGGCGACACCAGGAACAATTCCTTGGACAGGGCTTCGAAATTCGGCCCGAGCCTTGAGATGAGATGGAGATCGCGCCTTTCCCGTTCATTGGAGAGTTTTT from Pseudodesulfovibrio thermohalotolerans includes the following:
- a CDS encoding ABC transporter permease: MTPHIIEIGPLQLALCLGFVLLAGATSFVHRLGLGRDLAVGTVRTFAQLFLMGYVLKFVFEVRISWLVLSMFIVMVAAAVHTIRGRVKERTVSFAVPVFLSMLVSYSLVSMVVTGVIVGAKPWWTPQYFIPLAGMIVGNSMTAISICLDRLFSDLRNRRNEVEMKLALGADYREASREILAGAMRAGMIPSINSLMAVGLVSLPGMMTGQILSGTDPLIAIRYQIVVMLMLVASTAMGSLIVTNLVRKRCFSQGQQLLLR
- a CDS encoding glycine zipper domain-containing protein, with product MKRTIWKTAISLVLMVSLLAGCQTTRTQNAAGIGTLAGATLGALTFKNKVSGAAIGAGVGLLAGYIVGNEMEKADRARLSDTLETTPSGYATEWVNPDTRTRYEAIPEPPREYADGRVERDVTINARMADGSTQTVYGKAYRQPDGSWQLVQ